Within Paenibacillus sp. RUD330, the genomic segment ATTCCGCGCTCACGACCAGTATCCCTCGTGGACGGCGACGACCGCTGCCTCGATTTCGGCGAACGGGCCGATGACCGTCACCGGCTTGCTTCCGGCCGCGAACACTTCCCGGCACGGCAGATCGAGCGTCGGATTCTGCTCGTCGTCGCCGGTCATTTCCAGCAGCCGCTTCTCGCTGATGCCGTAGACGACCGTTCCGAGATTGCCCCAATAGATCGATCCCGCGCACATGGCGCAGGGCTCGACCGTCGTGTACATGACGCAGTCCCACAGGAACTTCCTGTCATAGACGGCGGAGGCCCGCTCCATCAGCGTCGTTTCCGCATGGCCGGTGCAATTGCTCTCCGTAATCTCGATGTTGCCTTGCTCCAGCAGCACACGGCCCTCCTTATCGACCAGAATCGCACCGAACGGCGTGTTGCCCGCCGCCCTCGCCCGCTTCGACACCTCGACTGCGCGCTGCAAATAAAGCAGATGGTCTCTTGGCTCCATTCCTTTTCATCTCCTGACTTCTCTATCGTTATAGGGCCGGTCCGCCCTTCCGGCTTCGGCCTATTCGGCGGGCGGCATCTCCGCCATTCCTTCCGAGGCTCTGCACACCGCACGGAATATGCTTCCGTACCCCGTGCAGCGGCAAATATTGCCTGCCAGCGCCTCCTCCGTCTCCAACCGGCTCGGGCAGCGATTATGCTCCAGCAGCGAAGAAACGGAGATGACCATTCCCGGCGTGCAGTAGCCGCATTGAAAGCCTCCTTCTTGAAGAAAAGCCGCCTTGACCCGGCCGGCCCGCTCTCCCTGCAGCCCCTCGATCGTCACCAGATCCGCGCCGCTGCATTGGTAGGCCGACAGCAGGCAGCTGTTGACCGGCTCTCCGTCCAGCAGCACCATGCAGGCTCCGCATCGTCCGATCTCGCAGGAGCGCTTGGTTCCCGTTAGGCCCAGCTCCTCCCGGAGAACCGCAAGCATGCGGCGGGCGGGCCATGTCCCGATCGTCCGCTCTTCGCCGTTGAGGCGGAACTTCAGCTCGAACGTCGGCTCCCCGCTGTCTCCCTCCTTCGCGGGCTTCGACATGGAGAGGACTTGCGGCCCGCTCTCTTCCGCTGTCCGTTCATCCTGGATTGAAGCCGCTGCCGAATGCCTTTTGATTTCCAGCTTCGCCTCGCCCTCGGGATATCTCGGGCTGTTGTTATCGAGCATCCGCTTCGCCTCCTTCCGCTTCCGCTTGCAGCTCTCCCTGGAAAGACCGCTGGAGCAGCTCCGGCTGCACCGGAAGCTTCCTCGCTCTGATGCCGGTCGCTTGCCGGATCGCAGCCGCGATGGCGGGAGCGAGCGCGACCGAGCCGATTTCCCCGACTCCGCGGGGACCGTAGGCGTCGTCCTCGGGCAGCTCCTCGATGGCCTCCACCGTCAACCGCCCGCTGTCCGCCGCCGTCGGCACGAGATACGTATCGAGATTGCGGGTCAGGTAACGCCCCTCTTCCATGACGGCATCCTCGCTCAGCGCGAAGCCTAGCGCCATGGAGGCTCCTCCTTCGATCTGCCCGAGATAGCCTTGCGGATTGGCGACGGGACCGGCGGCTACGGCATGGTACTGGTCGGTCACCTTGACCCGGCCGGTCAGCAGGTCCACCTCCACCCGCGCCGCCACTGCGGCGTACGTGTAGAGGAAGTGGGCTCCGACATGCTTTTTCGTCGTGACGGGATAATGGAACGTCGTCTCGCAGCGCAGCGTCCGGCCCGAAGCTCGGAGGCGCTGCGACAGCTCCCGGTAAGAGAGGACCAGCCCGCCCTGCCGATCGCAGACTCCTCCCTCGCCGGTCTCCAGCTCCTCGGACCGAAGGCCCGAAGCGTCGGATGCCTCTTCCTTGAGGCGCCGCGTCAGCTCCGGATGAAGCCTGCGCAGCGCCATCCACATCATGCTCGTCGCGCGTGAGGCCGTGCTGGAGCCGCTGTTCGGAACCTTGTCGGTGTCTCCGATGACGATGCGCACGTCTGCGGCCCCGAACCCGAACTGCTCGATCAGCATCCCCTGCAGCGTGGCGATCAGTCCTTGGCCGAATTCCTCGTAGCCGAAAACCGCCTCGATCACGCCATCCTCAGCAAGCTGCAGAATGCCTCCCGCCGGATCGGGAATGCCGTAGCCGAGACCGGCTCCATGCATCGTGATCGCGGCTCCGATGCCGGTCCGGATCCACGGCTTTTTGCGTGGGCTTGAATCTTTCCGCTCCAGCGTCTGCCGGCGCTGCCTCCAAAGCGGGCTGCGCTCCAACGCTTCCCACACCTGCCGCGCTCCCTCCGTCTGCGCGATCGGCTGCCCGAGCGGTCCGGGATCCCCCGTGCGGCGCATGTTGAGGCGCCTGAACTCCCATGGATCCATTCCATGCAGCTCCGCCAGCTCATCCATCTGCCCCTCCAGGGCGAAGATCGCCTGATTGCCGCCAAAGCCGCGGAATTCCCCGGATACGCCGTTGTTCGTATAAACCGCCGAGCCCTCCACATCGAGGTTCGGATGAAGATAAGGTCCGATCACATGCTCGGTTGAGAAATTGAGCACCTCGGCCCCCAGCGTGGCGTAAGCCCCCGTATCGGATAAAATGCGGGCCCGGTGGGCCAGCAGCCTGCCGTCCTTTCCGATGCCCGTCTTCATGGAGATGATCATCGGATGGCGCTTCAGCCCGGCCCGGACGGACTCCATGCGGGAATTGTGCAGGCGCACGGGCCGGCCTGTCGCCAGCGCGAGCAGGCAGCCGTACGGCTGGACGTTCAGCTCGTCCTTGCCTCCGAAGGAGCCGCCGATCGGGCTGGATACGACGCGGATCCGCTCCTCCTCCCAATTCAGGATGCGAGCCAGCTGCATCCGGTCCATAAGGCCGTGCTGAGTCGCCGAATACACGGTCAGCCTGCCATCCTTCTCCGGAATGAAGAGGCCGCCCTCGGTTTCCATGTAGGTATGCATCTGGCGGGGAGTGGAATAGACATTCTCGACGATATGATGGCATCCGGCAAAAGCCGCCTCCGCATCGCCCGTCCTGTATTCCGTCCGATGCAGCAGATTGCCGTCCTCATGCAGGCGCGGGGCGTCCTCCTCGAGAGACTGCGCAGGATCGCTCAGCACCGGCAGCGGCTCGTAGTCGACCTCTATGAGGGCGAGCGCGGCTTCCGCCAGCTCGTCGCTGTCCGCGGCGACTGCCGCCAATGCGTCCCCGATATACCGGACCCGGTCCTCGCAGAACACGGGCTGATGGGGAAAAGCGATGCCGAACCGGTTCAGGCCCGGCACGTCCTTATGGGTAAGCACCGCATGCACGCCGGGCAATGCCAGCGCCTTGCCGATGAAGATCGACTTGATCGCCGCATGGGGATGGGCGCTTCGAAGAACGCGTCCGCACAGCGCGTCCGGAAGCTGCATGTCGGTCAAATACGTCAGCCTTCCGTTCACCTTGTCCGGACCGTCCGGCCGGGTCCGCCAGCGCTCTCCGCTGGACTCACGGTCAAGAATCATCGCGTCCCTCTCCTTCTTAAAACGAATGGCTAGACTATGGAGCGGGAGCTGGAACTCCGAAAACGGATGGCTAGACTGTCGAGCGGAGCTGGAACTCTGAAAACGGATGGCTCCTCCGATCGCTGTTGAAGACGGATTTCATGATTTTCCACCCCTGATAAGGGGAAATCCGTCTTCAAAGGCGAACGCTGCCGCTTCTCCAGAGCACATCCGTTCTTCTCCGTATCCCTTCTCCAGCAGTTGCGGCTGCAGGCTCTCCGTACGGGCGGCAGCTTCGTCCGCCGTTCACACCTACGGCTGAAGCCGGAAGTCAGCTTCCGCTCCAGGCCTCCCACACGGCTGCCGCAGCAAGATTGGCCGCCGTCCGCCGCCGGTAATCGGCATCCGCGAAGACGTCGCCGGCAGGCAGGAACTCGGCCAGCGCCGCAGCATGCGCGGCAGCGGCGGCTTCGGCCGCGCCAGCGCCGCCGGCAATGGCGCCGAGAGCGGCCCGCTCCGCAAGGCGAAGCCGCTGCGGGATGCAGGAGCCGCCGCCGGCGG encodes:
- a CDS encoding nucleoside deaminase produces the protein MEPRDHLLYLQRAVEVSKRARAAGNTPFGAILVDKEGRVLLEQGNIEITESNCTGHAETTLMERASAVYDRKFLWDCVMYTTVEPCAMCAGSIYWGNLGTVVYGISEKRLLEMTGDDEQNPTLDLPCREVFAAGSKPVTVIGPFAEIEAAVVAVHEGYWS
- a CDS encoding (2Fe-2S)-binding protein; this encodes MSKPAKEGDSGEPTFELKFRLNGEERTIGTWPARRMLAVLREELGLTGTKRSCEIGRCGACMVLLDGEPVNSCLLSAYQCSGADLVTIEGLQGERAGRVKAAFLQEGGFQCGYCTPGMVISVSSLLEHNRCPSRLETEEALAGNICRCTGYGSIFRAVCRASEGMAEMPPAE
- the pucD gene encoding xanthine dehydrogenase subunit D, with protein sequence MILDRESSGERWRTRPDGPDKVNGRLTYLTDMQLPDALCGRVLRSAHPHAAIKSIFIGKALALPGVHAVLTHKDVPGLNRFGIAFPHQPVFCEDRVRYIGDALAAVAADSDELAEAALALIEVDYEPLPVLSDPAQSLEEDAPRLHEDGNLLHRTEYRTGDAEAAFAGCHHIVENVYSTPRQMHTYMETEGGLFIPEKDGRLTVYSATQHGLMDRMQLARILNWEEERIRVVSSPIGGSFGGKDELNVQPYGCLLALATGRPVRLHNSRMESVRAGLKRHPMIISMKTGIGKDGRLLAHRARILSDTGAYATLGAEVLNFSTEHVIGPYLHPNLDVEGSAVYTNNGVSGEFRGFGGNQAIFALEGQMDELAELHGMDPWEFRRLNMRRTGDPGPLGQPIAQTEGARQVWEALERSPLWRQRRQTLERKDSSPRKKPWIRTGIGAAITMHGAGLGYGIPDPAGGILQLAEDGVIEAVFGYEEFGQGLIATLQGMLIEQFGFGAADVRIVIGDTDKVPNSGSSTASRATSMMWMALRRLHPELTRRLKEEASDASGLRSEELETGEGGVCDRQGGLVLSYRELSQRLRASGRTLRCETTFHYPVTTKKHVGAHFLYTYAAVAARVEVDLLTGRVKVTDQYHAVAAGPVANPQGYLGQIEGGASMALGFALSEDAVMEEGRYLTRNLDTYLVPTAADSGRLTVEAIEELPEDDAYGPRGVGEIGSVALAPAIAAAIRQATGIRARKLPVQPELLQRSFQGELQAEAEGGEADAR